A window from Lentisphaera araneosa HTCC2155 encodes these proteins:
- a CDS encoding DUF1552 domain-containing protein, giving the protein MSLITNTYSRRSFLKSASACLALPYLETFASTGSKATKGPIKRMLFLSQGYGFLPSFYPKESGKFSKIGLTEGLSPLKRHKDDITLLGNLLNVGAAGPHAGSLTFLTGAPQSNKFKNTISCDQVAAEHLCKNNRYAHLTLSTKENSGHGGCLSLAWNKQGSPIPGLNTSLELYKKLFSADESPEQVRRRIQTRRSVLDSLKVNAKSISHQIARTDLEKLDEYYQTIRQVELGLERQIKWANTPKPKSPFGHHPNYIDGEAEVKLMFDMIALAFQTDQTRVATYMMPSQSVLSSMGITTLVHALSHYNVSEERKQQAGLRDKKCTELFAYLLDRLKGTKDPDGRSVYDSCIVSYGTNIKSAHGIKGFPLFLSGGGIKNLRLGESIKLPKNTPLQNVWLTLLQETGIDIDTFSHSTGRLDQLIS; this is encoded by the coding sequence ATGAGCCTAATAACAAACACATATTCACGCCGATCTTTTTTAAAGTCAGCTTCTGCCTGCCTGGCTTTACCCTATCTCGAAACATTTGCCTCCACTGGTTCTAAAGCAACTAAAGGGCCAATAAAGAGAATGCTTTTCCTATCGCAAGGTTATGGTTTTCTTCCCTCTTTTTACCCTAAGGAAAGCGGTAAATTTTCTAAAATAGGTTTGACCGAAGGACTGTCGCCTCTCAAGAGGCATAAAGATGACATTACCCTGTTAGGAAATTTACTTAATGTGGGAGCCGCAGGACCACATGCCGGTAGTCTGACCTTTCTAACTGGCGCCCCCCAAAGTAATAAGTTCAAAAATACGATTTCCTGTGATCAGGTTGCTGCTGAACATTTGTGCAAGAACAACAGATACGCCCACTTAACTTTGAGTACAAAAGAAAATAGCGGCCATGGTGGTTGCTTATCATTGGCCTGGAATAAGCAGGGCAGCCCAATCCCCGGTTTAAATACTTCTTTAGAACTTTATAAAAAGCTTTTTTCAGCAGATGAATCACCGGAACAGGTGAGAAGGAGAATTCAGACGCGAAGAAGTGTACTCGATAGTTTAAAAGTAAACGCTAAGTCTATATCTCACCAGATTGCCAGAACAGACCTTGAAAAGCTCGATGAGTATTACCAAACCATTCGACAGGTTGAGTTGGGATTGGAAAGGCAAATTAAATGGGCTAATACCCCCAAACCAAAGTCGCCGTTTGGCCATCACCCAAATTATATAGATGGAGAGGCTGAGGTTAAACTGATGTTTGACATGATTGCCCTCGCCTTCCAGACCGACCAAACACGCGTGGCAACTTACATGATGCCTTCCCAGTCGGTTCTCAGCAGTATGGGCATCACGACTCTGGTACATGCTTTGTCTCACTACAACGTTTCCGAGGAAAGAAAGCAGCAAGCGGGCCTTCGCGACAAAAAATGCACTGAGCTTTTTGCCTATCTATTGGATCGGTTGAAAGGAACTAAGGACCCTGATGGCAGGAGTGTTTACGACAGTTGCATTGTCAGTTATGGAACTAACATTAAGTCTGCTCATGGGATTAAAGGTTTTCCCTTATTTCTATCGGGAGGCGGCATTAAAAATCTTCGTCTTGGGGAAAGTATTAAACTTCCGAAAAATACGCCTTTGCAAAATGTCTGGCTCACACTTCTTCAAGAGACTGGAATTGATATCGATACTTTCAGTCACAGTACAGGACGATTAGATCAACTAATCAGCTAA
- a CDS encoding sulfatase-like hydrolase/transferase: MKMRTFFILLMLLIHSAWASDKSSHTNFIIIFLDDAGWEDFQPFGKDHYLTPKVKQLADEGGVYSQFYVPQAVCSSSRAALLSGSYPGRNKVFGAHGPNGKGLPTQFATIAEQNRW, encoded by the coding sequence ATGAAAATGAGAACTTTTTTTATATTACTAATGTTACTAATCCATTCGGCATGGGCAAGTGATAAAAGCAGTCATACTAATTTCATCATCATTTTTTTAGATGATGCAGGATGGGAAGATTTTCAACCTTTTGGGAAAGATCATTATCTCACTCCTAAAGTCAAACAACTTGCAGATGAGGGCGGAGTTTATTCCCAATTCTATGTACCTCAAGCCGTTTGTTCTTCATCCAGAGCTGCATTGCTTAGCGGTTCATATCCAGGAAGAAACAAAGTCTTTGGTGCTCATGGCCCCAATGGCAAAGGCTTGCCAACTCAATTTGCGACCATCGCAGAACAAAATCGATGGTAA
- a CDS encoding c-type cytochrome encodes MKHLLMIAVVLAFVMTSQAKPKKKGKADPVAQKLFETNCLACHDPIKMIAGPTLHEIHKIYQGNPTGIVTWAKKPGRKRTEGIAMPAMAHIADADLKLIADYMLYAGSKVSRKALRANNIFKEELARTQRSFMPDSSVVSFALRYNDDLSVCWDAEKGMTRYIWKGKIDPLSHFTGNGKVIPAIVGEVIAKSSQQPFSGLEGKINLQGYKINSDGLPTFFYQRGSVKIHETHSGENGNISWSYKVSGLSSLTYQLPKVQGYKVSCDKGKNDNGLVLLNKNELNNFTINLTKEN; translated from the coding sequence ATGAAACACCTACTCATGATTGCAGTAGTCTTAGCCTTTGTTATGACTTCACAGGCTAAGCCCAAGAAGAAAGGCAAGGCTGATCCCGTTGCACAAAAACTCTTCGAAACAAATTGCCTAGCCTGTCATGATCCAATAAAAATGATTGCAGGTCCCACCCTTCACGAGATCCATAAAATTTACCAGGGGAACCCCACTGGCATCGTAACTTGGGCTAAAAAACCAGGTCGTAAGAGAACCGAAGGCATTGCGATGCCCGCAATGGCGCATATTGCCGATGCAGATCTCAAACTCATTGCCGATTATATGCTCTACGCAGGCTCTAAAGTTTCTCGAAAAGCCCTTCGTGCCAACAATATTTTTAAAGAAGAATTAGCTAGAACTCAAAGAAGTTTTATGCCTGATTCCAGTGTTGTATCTTTTGCTCTACGATACAATGATGACCTTTCAGTTTGCTGGGATGCTGAAAAGGGAATGACCCGCTACATCTGGAAAGGAAAAATCGATCCTCTATCTCATTTCACGGGGAACGGTAAAGTTATTCCTGCCATTGTTGGTGAAGTCATTGCTAAATCTTCCCAACAACCCTTTTCAGGACTAGAGGGAAAAATAAATTTACAAGGTTACAAAATAAATTCAGATGGTCTACCAACATTTTTCTATCAACGAGGCTCTGTAAAAATTCATGAAACTCACAGTGGTGAAAATGGGAACATAAGCTGGAGCTATAAGGTCTCTGGTCTAAGCTCACTCACTTATCAACTCCCAAAAGTTCAGGGCTACAAAGTGTCTTGTGACAAAGGTAAAAATGATAATGGTCTGGTTCTTTTGAACAAAAATGAACTTAATAATTTCACCATAAATTTAACTAAGGAGAATTAA
- a CDS encoding 3-keto-disaccharide hydrolase gives MKLFLSLSLIFVSILTASEKPTDAIQLIGQDGTVDLVNEKNPEGPLGWVFKDGILTVGKGHIITKSPVTNFKAHLEFKVINKPKKKKKNKRTNDGNSGVYIQQRYEIQILDSHGHDDDYQNYDCASIYKFKKPDQIACKPAGEWQSYDIEFHAAKWDGDKKVANARLTLIHNGVKVHDNVEIPDKTGNGKKETPQAFPLRLQDHGNPVQFRNFWLQEIK, from the coding sequence ATGAAATTATTTTTAAGTCTATCACTCATTTTTGTAAGTATTCTTACTGCATCAGAAAAACCAACAGATGCTATTCAACTAATTGGTCAAGATGGAACTGTAGATCTCGTTAACGAAAAAAATCCAGAAGGCCCACTCGGCTGGGTATTTAAAGATGGTATATTAACAGTTGGCAAAGGACATATTATTACAAAATCCCCTGTTACTAACTTCAAAGCACACTTGGAGTTCAAGGTAATCAACAAACCCAAGAAAAAGAAGAAAAACAAAAGAACTAATGATGGCAATAGTGGTGTCTATATTCAGCAACGTTATGAGATCCAAATCCTAGACTCCCATGGTCATGATGATGACTACCAAAATTATGACTGTGCCTCCATTTATAAATTTAAAAAACCAGACCAAATTGCCTGCAAGCCCGCCGGTGAATGGCAAAGCTATGACATCGAATTTCATGCTGCTAAATGGGATGGGGACAAAAAAGTGGCAAATGCTCGCCTCACCCTAATCCACAATGGTGTTAAAGTTCACGACAATGTTGAAATTCCCGATAAAACAGGAAACGGGAAAAAAGAAACTCCTCAGGCCTTTCCACTTCGCCTTCAAGATCACGGTAATCCAGTTCAATTTAGAAACTTCTGGCTCCAAGAAATCAAATGA
- a CDS encoding type II secretion system protein gives MKKYFSLVEMMAVLAIVAILTSLLVPALRKARRAARDLSCLNNLNQQGQIYHIFAIDNDNKFPLEYAESRRNSNIIRKGGYGSDWGRYRNQGLIHQEGYDFPIETLACPTFDESGILADDSSAMKDKDKMVITGVNRDNLDTLPDHEQTKIHYSVRPVDLSDSIKRFTPMRLFNGHGLISCGLYPLRRGFMFHDLRGTNAVYGDGSARFVKNTNGWLTALTENSDDAHKDKRYYNRINVNGKYYPNNVKKDNTANENTQTNLDLDGGVWFFIDSAH, from the coding sequence ATGAAGAAGTATTTTTCACTGGTAGAAATGATGGCAGTTCTTGCGATAGTTGCAATCTTAACCTCATTGCTTGTTCCCGCTCTGCGCAAGGCAAGACGTGCAGCGCGAGACCTCTCGTGTTTAAATAATCTGAACCAACAAGGTCAGATTTACCATATTTTTGCAATAGATAATGATAACAAATTCCCCTTAGAATATGCTGAATCAAGAAGAAATAGTAATATTATAAGAAAAGGTGGATACGGCTCTGACTGGGGGAGATATAGAAATCAAGGTTTAATACACCAAGAGGGATATGATTTTCCAATAGAGACTTTGGCATGCCCCACCTTTGATGAATCGGGTATACTTGCTGATGATTCGAGTGCCATGAAAGATAAAGATAAAATGGTTATAACTGGCGTAAACAGAGATAACTTAGATACTCTCCCCGATCATGAACAAACAAAAATCCATTACAGTGTTAGACCCGTAGATTTAAGTGATAGCATTAAAAGATTCACACCCATGAGACTCTTCAATGGGCATGGCTTGATTAGCTGCGGTCTTTACCCACTAAGAAGAGGTTTTATGTTTCATGATCTTAGAGGTACTAATGCAGTTTATGGCGATGGGAGTGCCAGATTTGTGAAAAATACAAATGGCTGGTTAACGGCTTTAACTGAAAATAGTGATGACGCTCACAAAGATAAACGTTATTATAATCGCATTAACGTAAACGGGAAATATTACCCTAATAACGTCAAAAAAGATAATACTGCTAATGAAAACACCCAGACGAATTTAGACTTAGATGGTGGTGTTTGGTTTTTCATCGATTCAGCTCATTAA
- a CDS encoding DUF7133 domain-containing protein produces the protein MKYLFLFISLLISVQLSAGYQIERIDTPKGVDAQIGGMAFMPDGRLAVSFNYGKIFTYNPIIKEWKLFAEGLHLPLGMLAINNHELMVMQRPELTRVIDSNKDGKADTYLKFNDDFGLSGNYHEFNFGPVQDSDGNFYIGLNVASNNGGILAEPRGKFLSYDIEKKNLEGKYNQKLVKKTVTRMYSCVPYRGWIMKIDSKGNATPYASGVRSPNGLGFDHKGRLFVSDNQGDWLGTSKLHHIREGAFHGHPASLIWKKNWTKDPKKIPVKELDEMRQPAAALFPQGILANSPTQPLLDDTKGKFGPFSNQLFVGEMNLKRLLRFIPDEVNGTVQGTLIPFLDGNDLGNGNNRLAFDKDGALWVGKTHLSWAGDEGIKKITWDGKTDFDVLSVKQIPNGFRINFTQKLDEKTASEASNYLVKKYRFDYNSKYGSPRKNETKLKPSKISISQDGMSLEITFPELSQGHVYQFELDKLKSAKGQNLASALFCYNLIKKHSHPIRNYNLD, from the coding sequence ATGAAATACTTATTCCTATTCATAAGCCTCCTAATTTCTGTACAACTAAGTGCCGGTTATCAAATAGAGCGAATCGACACTCCAAAAGGTGTTGATGCCCAAATCGGTGGAATGGCATTTATGCCCGATGGGCGCTTGGCCGTATCATTCAACTACGGAAAAATTTTCACCTACAACCCAATTATTAAAGAGTGGAAACTCTTTGCAGAGGGGCTTCACCTTCCTTTGGGCATGCTGGCCATTAACAATCACGAACTCATGGTCATGCAACGCCCTGAACTAACGCGTGTGATTGATTCAAATAAAGATGGCAAGGCTGATACATACCTGAAGTTTAACGACGATTTTGGCCTCTCCGGCAATTACCATGAATTTAATTTTGGTCCAGTCCAAGATAGCGATGGCAACTTTTACATCGGCCTCAATGTCGCCTCAAATAACGGTGGCATTCTCGCAGAACCAAGAGGAAAATTCCTCAGCTACGACATCGAGAAAAAAAATCTTGAGGGCAAATATAACCAAAAACTCGTTAAAAAAACAGTCACTCGCATGTATAGCTGCGTCCCCTATCGCGGTTGGATTATGAAAATTGATTCCAAAGGTAATGCTACCCCCTATGCGTCTGGTGTGCGTTCTCCCAATGGCTTGGGTTTTGACCACAAAGGTCGTCTTTTTGTAAGTGATAATCAGGGAGACTGGCTCGGAACCAGTAAGCTACATCACATCCGTGAGGGCGCCTTTCACGGTCACCCAGCATCATTAATTTGGAAGAAAAATTGGACCAAGGACCCTAAAAAAATCCCCGTAAAAGAACTCGACGAAATGCGTCAGCCCGCGGCGGCCCTCTTCCCACAAGGCATTTTAGCTAACAGCCCGACTCAACCGCTTCTCGATGATACCAAAGGAAAATTTGGTCCATTTTCTAATCAATTGTTTGTGGGTGAAATGAACCTCAAGCGTCTCTTACGCTTCATTCCCGATGAAGTCAATGGCACCGTTCAGGGCACCCTCATTCCATTTCTCGATGGCAATGATCTGGGAAATGGCAATAATCGCCTCGCTTTCGATAAAGACGGCGCTTTATGGGTTGGTAAGACTCACCTCTCCTGGGCTGGCGATGAAGGCATAAAGAAAATAACCTGGGATGGCAAAACCGATTTTGATGTCCTTAGCGTTAAACAAATCCCCAATGGCTTTCGCATAAATTTCACTCAGAAACTAGACGAAAAAACAGCGTCTGAAGCATCGAATTATCTCGTCAAAAAATATCGTTTCGATTATAACTCTAAATATGGTTCGCCACGGAAAAACGAAACAAAGCTTAAGCCTTCAAAAATTAGTATAAGTCAAGATGGCATGAGTTTAGAAATAACTTTCCCAGAGTTGAGTCAAGGACATGTCTATCAATTTGAACTAGACAAGCTCAAAAGCGCCAAGGGGCAAAACCTAGCTAGCGCATTGTTTTGCTATAACTTGATTAAAAAGCACAGTCATCCCATAAGAAATTATAATTTGGACTAA
- a CDS encoding DUF1588 domain-containing protein, with product MIKFHCQSCQQKLSAPEEFSGTDVQCPSCHYLNTIPEVVETCETITFKFLCHSCDQKLSIDTELIGTYINCPACSSTISVPDNNSFEEDLNNTRVDAEHSTKSPRPSRHKTIRAQKLKKQTKSSSRKAKHTRIKAKKKSSKAPVISILFILITIGVIIGFQNLSNEEKQVSVANGSHSSLDKEITASQKTTHGLRSQDIRALEKKVQGLKPFLTKYCFECHNEEKEKGGIRLDNIDYKFNDSASVHMWQDVLDVLNIEEMPPEDKAQPSADELTDFIGDIAQNIKLAHKRLAATGGKISMRYLTKREYLSSVTDLFGVDIPEDFLPDEVSPEFDTIGSDQYFSLKQYEQFYKAGRKVVETNIIDITAPFDSNTIRYDPEILPAKKAKEYYLRMKAVKKLIEANAPLSEITKVDPHIADQGQLEIFKRRYNGKLAKAIKKYNQTNIPGVAENVIYKKTLRPNSLYKVTVTALSFSEKKKGKKEKTAVAYINHERTTLNFDSKSGTMTSSEASFKTGLFDSNVLIRIKGHEDDIYDYLSLTGPFKLKEKKMTFFKSLVSPITKKSNASESEIAELLTKFAERAFRYQGVDKDYITALLKLYRLERENGKDIGNSLIEPLTAILTAPAFLYIKEKNDGKRNKLTQSEFAIRMAYFLWRAPPDKELYELAESNKLFAQGVLRNQFERMLSSNKADHFLVDFINQWSDIERFDEIDIPGDLGKGGFPYSARREIGEFFKVLVRENLPVDNMIASDFVVADHRLSGHYGFKKKSFKGFKKFKLPDLNSESSVGPRGGMLTQFAFLIMGTNDSRTSPTIRGTLIREKFLFDEPPPPPPNVPAIEPPKGAKLTVRQLVDRHMSIPQCASCHKKIDPIGLGLENFDYLGQWRTEELIKAEPVNNTRKGKAKTKTTPPETVPVLANGHLDGESFKDFKGLQRVLLKHKDKLAMSIFESMMSYGIGRKIEFVDDAEIQEILSKMKKKNYPLKEMVFEILSSQMFATK from the coding sequence ATGATAAAGTTTCATTGTCAAAGTTGTCAACAAAAACTAAGTGCCCCGGAAGAATTCTCTGGCACTGATGTGCAGTGTCCATCTTGTCATTATCTAAATACAATTCCGGAAGTCGTCGAGACCTGTGAAACGATCACTTTTAAATTCCTATGTCACTCTTGTGACCAAAAACTAAGTATTGATACTGAACTCATTGGAACTTACATAAATTGCCCAGCTTGTTCAAGTACGATTTCTGTGCCAGATAATAATTCTTTTGAAGAGGATCTAAATAACACTCGAGTAGATGCTGAACATTCTACAAAAAGCCCAAGACCATCGAGACATAAAACGATCCGAGCTCAAAAGCTTAAAAAACAAACAAAAAGTTCCAGTAGAAAAGCCAAACACACTCGTATCAAAGCAAAGAAAAAAAGCTCAAAAGCTCCTGTTATCTCAATATTATTTATTTTAATAACTATTGGAGTTATTATTGGCTTTCAGAACTTATCAAATGAAGAAAAGCAAGTGTCTGTAGCAAATGGCTCACACTCATCATTAGATAAAGAAATTACTGCCTCCCAAAAAACCACACATGGACTAAGATCCCAAGATATACGAGCCTTAGAAAAAAAGGTACAGGGACTCAAACCCTTTTTGACAAAATATTGCTTTGAATGTCATAATGAGGAAAAAGAGAAAGGTGGAATTCGCTTAGATAACATAGATTACAAATTTAATGATTCCGCTTCTGTTCATATGTGGCAGGATGTTCTGGATGTTCTAAATATCGAAGAAATGCCTCCCGAAGACAAAGCTCAACCATCCGCTGATGAACTGACTGATTTTATTGGAGACATCGCTCAGAATATTAAATTAGCACACAAGAGATTAGCGGCGACTGGCGGAAAAATTTCAATGCGCTATCTGACCAAAAGAGAATACCTTAGCAGTGTGACAGATCTTTTCGGCGTTGACATTCCAGAAGATTTTTTACCAGACGAAGTAAGTCCTGAATTTGATACCATTGGCTCCGATCAGTATTTCTCTTTAAAGCAGTATGAGCAATTCTATAAAGCTGGCAGAAAAGTGGTCGAAACAAATATTATCGATATAACGGCCCCTTTTGACTCCAATACCATACGGTATGATCCTGAAATACTGCCCGCGAAAAAAGCAAAAGAATATTACCTAAGGATGAAAGCCGTTAAGAAGTTAATCGAAGCTAATGCCCCGCTTTCTGAAATAACTAAGGTTGATCCCCATATCGCTGATCAAGGCCAGCTTGAAATATTTAAAAGGCGATACAACGGGAAATTGGCAAAAGCAATAAAAAAGTATAACCAAACTAATATACCAGGTGTTGCCGAAAACGTTATATATAAAAAGACCTTAAGGCCAAATAGCCTCTATAAAGTAACTGTTACTGCTCTAAGCTTTTCAGAAAAGAAAAAAGGGAAGAAAGAGAAAACAGCAGTAGCCTATATTAATCATGAGCGTACGACATTAAATTTCGATTCCAAGTCCGGCACAATGACTTCGTCTGAAGCAAGCTTCAAAACGGGATTATTTGATTCTAACGTACTTATTCGAATCAAAGGCCATGAAGACGATATTTACGATTACCTTTCCTTGACGGGGCCATTTAAACTTAAAGAAAAGAAGATGACTTTCTTTAAATCCTTAGTCAGTCCGATCACTAAAAAAAGCAATGCCAGTGAAAGTGAAATTGCGGAATTGTTGACAAAATTTGCCGAAAGAGCTTTTCGTTACCAAGGAGTAGACAAAGATTATATTACTGCATTACTCAAGTTGTATCGACTGGAAAGAGAAAATGGTAAAGACATTGGCAACTCTTTGATTGAGCCTCTTACAGCAATCCTTACGGCACCGGCATTTTTATATATTAAAGAGAAAAATGATGGCAAGAGAAATAAGTTAACTCAGAGCGAATTTGCAATTCGCATGGCCTATTTCTTATGGCGCGCGCCACCGGATAAAGAACTCTATGAACTGGCAGAATCAAATAAATTATTTGCCCAAGGTGTCTTAAGAAATCAGTTTGAACGAATGCTATCATCTAATAAAGCTGATCATTTTTTAGTTGATTTTATAAATCAATGGTCGGATATAGAGCGCTTTGACGAAATTGATATTCCTGGTGACTTGGGTAAGGGCGGATTCCCTTATTCAGCACGTCGTGAAATTGGCGAATTTTTCAAAGTTTTAGTTAGAGAAAACCTGCCTGTGGATAATATGATTGCATCAGACTTTGTGGTAGCTGATCATCGGCTGTCTGGTCACTATGGTTTCAAGAAAAAAAGTTTTAAGGGCTTCAAGAAATTTAAATTGCCAGACCTAAACTCTGAATCCTCCGTTGGTCCTCGTGGTGGAATGTTGACTCAATTTGCCTTTCTCATAATGGGTACTAATGACAGTCGTACTTCTCCCACCATTCGTGGAACACTCATTAGGGAGAAGTTTCTTTTTGACGAACCTCCACCTCCACCTCCTAATGTTCCTGCTATTGAGCCTCCTAAGGGAGCTAAACTGACTGTGAGACAGTTGGTAGACCGTCATATGAGCATTCCTCAGTGTGCCTCCTGCCACAAAAAAATAGACCCCATTGGTTTGGGTCTAGAAAACTTTGACTACCTTGGACAATGGCGAACAGAAGAACTTATCAAAGCCGAACCGGTAAACAACACTAGAAAAGGGAAAGCCAAGACAAAAACAACACCTCCTGAAACAGTACCCGTACTCGCGAACGGTCATTTAGACGGAGAGTCATTCAAAGATTTTAAAGGATTGCAGAGAGTCCTTTTAAAGCATAAAGACAAACTCGCCATGTCTATTTTTGAGTCAATGATGTCCTATGGTATTGGCCGAAAAATTGAGTTTGTTGATGATGCGGAGATTCAAGAGATTTTAAGCAAAATGAAAAAGAAAAATTATCCACTTAAAGAGATGGTTTTTGAAATTCTCTCTTCACAAATGTTTGCCACTAAATAA